One Arachis hypogaea cultivar Tifrunner chromosome 18, arahy.Tifrunner.gnm2.J5K5, whole genome shotgun sequence genomic window, TTCAAGGACTGCTCTGCCCTTATGATCGTGGATGATGATTCACTGACGGAATCAAAATGCCCTAGCTGTAATAGGCAGATCTGCGTCACGTGTGAGGCAGTTTGGCATCATGGGATGATGTGCGAGGAATTTGGGAGGACAGAGAATGAAGATAGAGTGGTGATGGAGGTAGCGGCCAGGAACCGGTGGAAGAGGTGCCCAAACTGCAGGTTCTTTGTTGAGAAAAAACATTTCACGTGCGGTAAAATCCGTTGCAAGTGTGGATATTCGTTCTGTTACCACTGTGGAAAGAGTTGGGATTCCTGTTACCGCTCTATCTTCTGGGCTTTGGCGGATGGTACCGTGAACGTATTTAAAGTGACTCCGCctaaaccaaagaaaaaaaaagtgacttCGCATAAAAGGGAGTAGGACGCACAGACACAACCTGAGGCACTACAGTGTTGGCAGGAAGGTATTGTTCTGGGAGGGCGTAATTACTTCAGCGTAATCGGCAGCTAATGTTGATTAATTATTTGGGTTTGTGCTTTTTTGTTGAACAGGGAAATTTTTTGTTGCTATCCTGGGTTGGGGTTTATTATACTGGCCACATGTCATTGGTTCAATAAGATCAGTATCTTGTTTATATTAAAATGAAGTTTGAGACAGTTAAGGGTTAAAATTGAGCCTATCAAAGAAGGATATgctggtgtttttttttttctttttgttgtcaTGCATCAGATAAAGTATGATATAGACAatgcataaaaaaagaaaatgggaAAGTGACAGTAATAAGAATGAGAAGGAAAGGGAAAAAAATTACATGTGCTCTTATAAAAGTTGTGGTAATTAAATAGGAATTTAATAGTATTAGTGGgtatattaattacttaatttgaaaAACAAGTGTTTTTGTTAATTTGTGTATGAAAAAAAggtcattttatttttaattcagtaATATTAGAATAGGACATTAAATGTTTGGTTAAAAATGTTTTGTCAAAGTAAACAAAAAACTTGTTTGgatgaatttttataaaataatttttttttcaaatgatattttttaaaaagttttactaACATGTACCCTATTAAACAtactataaaagaaaatattatggAAAGATCATTATTAAAAATGGTTAGAAAATTCGATacatttgactaaattatttaatataatttgtgtttatattttaattattatctttgtcatgaaaataatattttaaagtgtaTAGTCACCATTTAATATTATGCATGTTTTTGTTCTATATTAGTTTATGATGACTCACCGGCAAATGGGGAGAGAATGTTGTGTTTGTTGTTGTAGATGTGATGAGGAGCATGAAGATGTTTGTAAAGTGGTTTAATGTCATGAAGCCAAACCTCAAAAATACGATGACATcgcatccaactcaaaaccttaaagtGACaaattaatgggtctctcatcttataaactcctcactcttccttgctttttttgatgtgggactaacttcaacactcctcacacttgcaacactaacaatatTTAACCTTAATTTATCATTGAAAAATGGTACCAGTGGCAGTCAGGTAGTTTTAGAGAGAATGAGATGATAGGGAGATTCAAAGTTTTGGTAGATTGAGAGAGTGAATTTCTTGAGGTGAATGATACAGGAGCCACGCTTATATATTGTGCAGTGGTTTAAGTTACAAGCTAATCATCTAACTCACTCTACTTAACTACAGTTAAAGATTGTGCCTAGCTGCCATAACTAACAATCAACTCTAACTAACTTTGTCCACATCAGCGCCTCTATCACTcgctatccttttttttttttgaatgaaaaagctCTACACCACCGGTGGAGCAAACAGTAAATATAAGTACAACTAGAAAACATCACTAACAACCCAACGAATTAAAACAACCCCTAGTCATCTTcgacattgccatcaacaaccaagaGTAGTACCACCAATCCACTCGTCAGATAGCACAAAGGACCTGTTAATGATTTCCACTACACCTGAGCCTTGATTATGGAACACCCTATCATTCCTCTCAAGCCAAATTGCCCAAATTACCGCAAAGAAACCAATCAACCAGCGCTTCCTCTCATACTTTCTTTGTGAAGCATTCGTCCAGCTCTCAAAGTGTTGCTTCAGTGTACCCGGAACGGACCATTCTCTTCCCAGAGCGAACAGCCAAACACACCACACTTGCCAAGTAAGCTCACAACCAAGAAAGAGATGAAACGCAGATTCCACGGACTTACAGCACAGAGCACACATATTATCAAGCTGGTCTATGACACCTAATcttcccaatctttccttagtatTCACCCTCTCAACCAATACAAACCAAGCAAATAATTCAACCCTTGGTGGGACGAAGCCCCTCCAAATAGCACGTGTGAAGCTATAGCTTGTTATTTCCTCCGGGAGTACTGCTTCCTGCATCACCTGCATGAAGGATTTAGTAGAAAACACACCACTCCTATCAAATTTCCAAACCACCCGATCCTCTCTCTCAGTTGTTAGCTTAACTGAACGTAAGATGACATGAAGTTGGTTCAAGAGTTCTAACTCCCATTGAAACAACTCCCGCCTCCACTGGAAGCTCCAAATCCACTCTAGctcatcccaaaacccacagtccCGTATAACAGATCCTTTAACGTTTGAAACCGAGAAAAGCCTTGGAAACAAGTCTTTCAAGACACCACCAGTTAGCCAAGCATCCTCCCAGAATCGGACTGTTCTGCCATTTCCTACTTCCATTGACAATCCACCAATCATCTGTTCCCTGACTTGTGGCTCTCTGATTTGAAGCTAACAAATATCCTTCCACGGGCCCCCTCTCAGAGGAATAGGTTGACCCCGCAGCATCACAGAAGGATTCAAGTTATTACAAGAACACACTACTTTTTTCCATAAGGGGCAATCCTCTTTCGAAAAccgccaccaccatttaaacagaAGAGCTGTATTCCGAACTACTGCATCACCTACTCCCAACCCACCCGCCTTTTTAGGGGCCATCACTACCTCCCATCTCACTAGTGGCAACCCAATCTGCCCATCCTCTTTACTCCACAAGAACCGTCTTTGTAATGAGATCAACTTTGCTGCTACTGCCTTTGCCATCTTATACAAACTAAGGTAGTATATAGGCAGGCTATTAAGGACATATTTAATGAGTACCAACTTACCCGCTTTATTTAGGCTCTTTGCTTGCCACAGACTCAGCTTTGCTTCCACCTTATCAATCACTGGTTTCCACGTCTTAACTAGCCTCGGATTAGCTCCCAAAGAGATCCCAAGGTACCGGACAGGGAGTAGTTGCTCCTTACACCCCAGTAAGAGACACATCTTACTCGTCCACTGCTGGTCACAATTAATCGGAATGAAACTggacttttcaaaattaatattcaaACCAGACATCAGCTCAAAGCAACGCAGAAGGCGCGTGTAATTCCTTATGGTCTCTTCCTCTGGAGGACAGAATAGAATAGTATCGTCCACAAACTGTAAGTGCGACAACTCGATGTTATCTCGACCAACCAACAGCGGCGATATGCGCCCATTCCTCACCGCCTCCCCGATCATTCTATGAAGCACATTGACAACCAGGACAAACAGAAATGGAGATAAAGGATCTCCTTGTCGTAGACCCCTTTCCATTTTGAACGGCTTAGTGGGAGATCCATTTATAAGAACTGACATAGAAGCAGAACATACACACTCCTGAATCCACCCCCGCCACCGATATCCAAAGCCCATCTTCTGCAGCACGATATCCACGAAGCTCCATTTCACCCTATCATAAGCCTTTTGAAAATCCAGTTTAATTATCGCTGATCTCCGTTTTCTTGCCTTTAGCCAGTGCACTGTTTCACAAGCTATCAAAGCCCCATCGTGAATTTTCCTGCCCTGCACAAATGCACTCGCTATCCTTtaaatcatcaattcatcataatGCTGCAGGTTCTTTAGTAAACCACAAATTACAGTGTACATTTTTTATCCTTACAAAAcctaaaaatttgtattattgaCAAGAAACAGAGAAATGCAAATACATCGCACCAGAAACACAAGATACATGGCATTTCTGATGGCTTCAACATGCATTGAAAAGAACTTAAAAATGTTTcctagagaagaagaaagaagtagttatacaaaaaaaaagatgcCTTTTTTCAATGATATCTTTTTTGGGATACATTAATGATAAATATTTAAACTATACCATATCATTAACACTGCACATTTATCACAAAACGAATTATGGTACAACAAAAATCGAATGAATGACACATCCCTCGTATAACACAAGAACAACCTAGTTAGTTAAACAATTTAACACGGGAATTAGCAACACAAAGAATGTCAATATTCTTCGAATTAAGAAGGTAGAAGCTGAAGATAGATTGTGTGCACCCACTGTATATACTGTTCCAGTCTTCTCATCCTTCACTTTAATGCTAGAGGAGCCTAAACAAAAGCAAGAATGCTTAAGAAAATCATTCTAGCAAATATAAATGTCAACAAACTTGACCCTAAAACAGTAGTTCATATAGATATAGGATCAAAAACAATATTCAATCAAGGAGTATATGCATCCTCTGAactactagtttttttttttaattaatatcataTTACTGGTTAATAACAAGGAAAGGATCCATGGTGATATGAACTTGACTGAGAGCCACAGCTTTGAATTACATATTcagcatatatttatataaatggaAATAGATTAACTCAGAGAACAAATTAGGAAGGGAACTTGGCACTCACAATTGTAGTCAACCCATCCAATGGCCATATTTTCAAGGTCGTATACGACTAGTTTGTTTGATAGCACCAAATCTGCAATTGGAGTAAttgaacataaataattataaaagataAAGAAACAAGACTAGTTtgtttaatgaatttttttatattaacaaaatataaaagaaaaagacggCTTCAAAGCTAATCAGACATAACAATTAATCTTCCTAATGATCAGAAACAGACTCAAACAAATACTGGAAGAGcattataaaaagaaaagaaaactggaTGCACTAATTGTGCCTTCAATAAACTTATAACAAGAGGTCACTGTATTAATTTACCTCCAAGAAGAGTCATGTCCCTTCCATTTTTACTTTGTGAGACACCTTTCTGCCATCCAATACACCAGATATCACCCTGGGGACAGACAaccaagaaacaccaaaattGAATAACTGTAATATATTTACCAAATAGAGAAGTGTATCATATAATAAGCGTGTATAATAGAAGACAGAGAACAACAAGAAGGAGAATCAATTTAGATAACAGGCTAAGCCTCTTAAATGAGAGGGTACTGAAACAATCAATAACAAAGCTCCTCCTACTCACCTTAAACAGGAACAGGTAGTCATGAGGATACACCGTCAGGGAAAGAGAATCCTCAAAATGAAACTTGATAACTGGGAATCCATCATCAATACTTCAAGATTACAAAATATCAACAAGTTACAAGCTGCATTTGCCTGATAATTAGAAGAGCATACTGATTTAAATAAACTCTTCAAAATTAAATCTGCATTTTAGTTACCACATATCAACTCAACCTTATTTAGTTACCTACTCAATAAGGAATAGGACAAAGTATAACAGAATTCAGATAAGACCTGATAGGCTGATATACTTTCACTTCTTCAAGAAGCTAATCAAAAGTACACAAATCACTCTACAATATAAAAATTCCTTTCCAGTTCAACTGCTTTAACTAATACAATTACAAGGCCTTTGTTATCTGTACTGAGTAAAGCTACAGCTATATCTTCCTTATTGTATCATAATCTGTTTTAGATTATTGATTAGCCATAATCTAATATTATCAAAATCCGAGATAGCTCAGATATATTTAGAGGGCAGCCTCATTTTATGATCTTACCATATGGACTAAAACAACCAAGAAAATAAATCTGACTGATTATGTGCTATGATAAGTCTATAAAGAAGAAATAGGCAATCAAACAAATACAGAATCACATCTTATATTAGTCAAAAACAATAATTCAGAAATGACAGAGAAATGCAAATATCAATAGAAGAAAGTTATAAAGTATCATACTCTCCAGTATACTCGAAACAAGTAAATTGTTGCTCAACGAGATATAATTTCAGTTCAGGCTGCGCAGCCAAGACCTGTCATACATCATATGCATGGCATAATTGAGAAATAAGATTATTCAACTCAGACAAGAAGCCTATCAAACTGGAAAGAAGGGGAAATATTGATTCTATTTATTCCTAAGGATAAACGTACCTTTGAAATTAGTTGGTCATAAACCATGCTTGGGAGATAAGCCAAGGTTGTTCCACTGTCTATTACAGTTCCCTTCCCACTTCCAGAATCAAATATATCTGTCGGAAGTTGTAGAATATCACTACCAACCTCAATATCCTTCAAATTGACATTGTAGTGTGCCCTGTCATGATCAACAGTGGTTAAGGGGAAGGAGTATTTGCCACTCTAACCAACCATGTGTTAGTATGTGAGTACTGAATTTGTCCTTGGATTTTTATAACCGCTATCATGGCATGACATAAAAAATGCTATGTTATTGGACATACATTCTTGGTACCAATGGAGTTGTTTTGACTTTTGGTTCCACCACTTCTCCTATGGCAAATATTCCACCACCCTTAGCATTGTCAAGGCagtgtgaaaatatttttttcacctTTCCAGATGCAGCAAGCTGTGAAAGCACCGAAGAATTTGCTTGTCCAAAACCAATTATTCCATCAAGGGCTTCATCAGAAGATGATCCCAATGTCCCAGACTGTACATTGCCACACCTGTCAGCAAGAAAACACCAAGATATAAAATCAGGGGATCAGCGTTTATTTATTAACCCAGGAAGCTAAATAAATGGAAATTATTCACATGATGAAAAACAACTATCTCAAACGAGGATAAAAACTATCCTAACAACCAAGATAAGCCAAGAATATTAACATCTAATCTACTTCAACAACATTGTGAATAGACCTAATCAGACTGAAAATGGTAATCAAAAGTCAACAAGACAGAAATATCACAATACAAAGTATCAGAAGTTTCTCTTACCCAAAAAAGACACTGCTATTTTGCGGTGCGGTATTGAGATTACCACTAACATGGTTAAAAGTAAGGTAGTCCTGCACGTAGTATCCAGAAGTTGCACTTCCATCCCCATAAGTTATGCTGTATGGGCAGGGAATATCAGCCTTGCAACCAGGAATTGGACCATCGTATGTGGAAGAGCAAAATTCATGGTCACAAGGAACCAATTCTGAAGTTTTGGATTCCTTTGGATCATAGAGAGTCAAGTCTATCTGATGTAACAATATCGAGAAAAATTACTTCAGTAACTTCAGATTATAAAGGTACAGAAGAAACTCTAGACTCAAGATCAAGATACATACACCAATATCACTTTTCTTGGGACATCTTGCGCAGTCAACACAATTTACCCAGAGAATGTCACTTCCTGTATCAACCTGAACATAGTAGTCCTTTGGAGGAGAACCAAGCCCAAGTTTTGTAAAATACAgcctaaaacaaataaaataacatCAGCATGATAGCATTCACATTTAGATGAACTCGAAAAATGTATATGCTTCAACCATATGCTACTATTTACATTATTTTTCAAGCATTAACTGTAAGAGTTAATATGAATCACGCTAGGTAACCAACTAGAATACCAGCCAACTGCAGACTGCAAAAGAGCCATAAATCAAGAGTAATTCTAATCCTACTTTCACTCTCATTTACCAGTAAAAAAACAACCACAAAATCCTAATCCTCCACCGTCAATCACGCATCACCTCTCATCACCCGCAGCCGCGCGTCCTCCACTGTCAATGTCTCAATGACACATCACCATCCGCCACCTGCAGCCATGCGTGACATTACAAACGTGGTAATGCAaacctctcttctcctctccctccgtgtcttctcattctttttcttatgttttaaaTGTTTCTTCTTTTTAGGTTTTGTAtgattcttttttaataattttagatatttctttTCTACAGTATTCGGgtgtttctttttcttatgttttgaaAAATATCATTCGAAACTTAACAGAAAACCATGTAAATcatagaaaagagttttgaaaaaTAACATCCAAAACTTTACAGAAAACCATAAAGTAATAGAAAAAGAACCTTCAAAACCTAACCAAAAAAACATCCAAATTCGTTAAAAAGAACACCCCAAAATCTAACaaaaagaaatatctaaaatcaTTGTACAAAAACTTCTAAAAATGATCATGAGAAGAAGAATAAggttaagaaaaagaagaagaagaaacgtgGAGGGAGAGGCAGCGCGGAGGGAGAGGTACGGAGGAAAAGAAGAGATGCGtagggagaagagaagagaggtgatAGGGGTCGGACCATGCACGTTTTTTGAACGTAAAActagtttttcaaatttttaaaacgaGTGTCTTTTGAAAAGTTGGTTGTTTGGCTGCATATAGAGTTGGTTGCCTAGACTGCAAAATATGATAAatgactttttattattttatatttgcatCTTAAACTACACattctatctttttaatttttccccTTAATCGAATACAAGTTCACAAATCACAATATACATATCATAATTATCATCCTCATTTCTAAACTAagacaaaaactaaattaaatacgTTTTTCTTGTTTGCACCAGAGTATTCATCGGGCCGGAAATCTAATGACTAAATTAAATACGTTTAACATCTTGAAAGCACAAACACTCGGTATCTTTCTCTTTTAAAATTGATGGAGTAGCATTTTTCTTAAGCAGGATTCAGAAAGACGCTACATatcattattgaaaataaaataaaatcataaattacATTGAACTAAAAGTAAACACTACAAGTTGCATCTTGTACTATGGATGCATAAACTATGGAACCAACCTGTCTCATTTTTATAATAACACATCGAAGCACGAGCCACATCAACAGAAACTGAATAATTGTACAAGTAAGTTGTTATTGTACGTTCATTCGCAATTCACACTTACAATTCAATTACTATgcaaacaaataacagaagaaaaataaatatcataataataacaattaaattaaattaagaaaaaaaaaagggaaaagaaagatgAACCCGGTCTTGGTAGGTTGACTATTGCCGCCGAGGTTGAGATCCACCGCAGAGAGAATCCTATCTCTTCTACGATCATCACGCGCCCTAACATCGCTTAATCCCAAACGCATTTTTGGACGCTCCACCTGGAACACGAAATTCCCATTCGCAACGACGAAGCATGTTTCAACAATCAGAATAATCGCCAAGAACAAAACGGAACCTCTCAGAtccatcaattcaattcaattcactttcTAATAAACATAAGAAAATCAAAttagaaagaaaaggaaacagATCCAAGCACGAGCTCGAAACTCGAACTCGATTAAGCTACAGCTTCTGATTTTTGCAGTTTGAGATCAGAACTCATTGCCAACTCGGTTCTTTGGCAAATGGAAAATAGAGAaagccaaaaaagaaaaaaaagaagaaagtggattgaagaagaaaagaaaagaaacgaaACGAAAAGAAACAGGTAAACGGTAACGGAGGAGggcaaaacgacgccgtttcggaTAATACTTAGAATTTAAGACGGCTTCATTTAGTATTTGCGTGAGCCTGCGTGAATGCCTCTATTTCTTTCTCTTGTTTTGCGTTAACTAGTCCCTTTCGTGTCACCCACATTTGTATCCCAAAATGCAGGTATTATTGGAGTGAATTAATACACTCATTAACGGTTATCAGGAATAACATGTGCCTTACAGGTTAATATTACTGATTAAAATAGTTTctgtaaaaaaaaatacaaaatttaaaactttaatatatttattatgtagaataaagtatcatttttgtccataacgtttggagtaagtttaaagttgtccctaacgtttcaatcgttttatttaatttcctaacattttaaaactgactcaatgttgtcatgcgttagggatccgttagggaattaagtgtaatttatttagatataattgaaaaataattgaatactatgtatagtaaaaaattaatattattgaaagataaaattaaattaaaatttatttttatatatagtttttgtccctaacattttcgtcatatttaagtccctaacgttttaaaatggtctcaattttgtcccgtcgtcaattctgttaacgaatccctaacggcaggacaacattgactcaattttaaaacgttagggacttaaataggacgattgaaacgttagaaaCAACATTGAGATTTAAAAAGAATAAgtgagtatatttttattaatataaaaatataattaatttaataatgagtgaatttataactaaaattaaaataaattaattaaaaataaattatttaatgaaagatatttatatatattacaatTTACATATATAATGTTAAGAAGAATATTGCTTATCCTAAATACACAGATTTAATAGATAAAATAATcgattatttttaacaaaatcaattgaaatagTGAAAGCAATCTCCTTTCTCTATTCCAATTATTACTTGGTCAATGATTGTTAAGTAAAATAATTGATTATTATGTTTtacaatctaaaaaatcatacacacttttaaactaattttttttcttttgaattatataataaataattagataCGAAGATACACTGATTTAGGTTATCAAGGAACTTTGGTTAGTGAATATTTATATGTTGAGAtcatattttatctatttattattatttgaacaaCTATTTCATACTATTGGCATATCTtgcaaattatattttatttaaaataattgatttatattttatatagcaTCTTTAAAGTATGAACCGCTTTATTCATCCATTAATAGTTGTTAAATACAAAAGTCATGTATAAAATGCCAATTGAATAAATGTATGAACGTGACTATATTTTTTGAGATGGTCAAACATTCATGTTATATAACACTATTGGTAAAAAATCTatgttttttataaataaataaattaaaaaatattttgcaaaatagtataattaatttataaatctgCACATGACATTGGTCTCACTCTAATTATGTCACGGCCCAAAATGAGCCATGACCGGCGCTCAGGAAAATAGTCCCTTAGCAAGCCTAAACCGACTCAATTATAAGATGAATAAGaaagttataaatattttacaaattctaaaataaatagttatatatatttttaacaaaaataaaataattacaaatggttggatcctgcctgtgacatatggagcatatacATCTAGGAACTCGACAAAGAATACGTACTCACTGCAGATTGTTACTCTTGAATAAAAAGTCTCACATGGTCAagtatttgttcctgaaaaatgtttttaaaaaaaagggaTGAGTTTTacaactcagtgactagacaatacatttataatcgacatgagaccatataaacattattatcaaagtaactttaattagaaaataatagttaatgataataagtgaatcaataagggagttctcatacagaaatcaaatcaaaagtccacacatgggcggctccacctctataggtagccctttcctcttgtgtgtcctaacagaataacagatctaacgtgtggcctacacgttaggctagcaacacccctgctagctggagtctgagtcagatgcatctaagttaacgtcataaccgccgttaactacggttttctaatacgagcctcccaaaccaattcaaaacatatagtttcaaatacaataaatctttaatctctcaaatatataaggtatcgaatcaaatcaatcaGATAATACTTTCTTATCAGAAATATTTTCACATCATACTTTTTCAATCATAGAAACATATTTCATAATTTCTAAGTGAgtgccaacaaatactttaatacTTCAAAAGcatatattcaaataaaatcaatattctaaaataatataaagttttatcaaacatatatatagtctcatgtaaaaATTTCTAATATATGAATTTTATAAGAAGAATTATTCAGCTATAATAAATCAAGTATTATAATCAAATCAAAGTtcttcaataatagttttataaatataattaaaaactcaTAATGGCATAAACCAAAAGCTTAACGGTTATAattgtaaagcctactcacagcATGGTCCTAACGGACCGAAGAGACCAAACCCAGAGTGCGTCTCACGACAGCGACAATGACCACAACACCAGGCAGTCATTTCAAATCGAGTACAGAGACAAAGGCAGATAAAATTCTGGAAGATCCAAAACAGAACAAggacaaaaataaatcaaaacaaggACAAGGTAGAAAAATGAATTAGTGGCAGAGATAAGGTGAAAACAGGACAGACTAAGGGAAGAAGCTAGACCAGAACAGTGGCAAGGTAGTGTTGCCGGTGAGTTTGGAAGCTCCGGCGGGTTTTCCGGCGACGGTACCGCCGTTCCTGGCGACTAGAGGCATGGCGACGAGTCTCCT contains:
- the LOC112771107 gene encoding aspartic proteinase 36, producing the protein MDLRGSVLFLAIILIVETCFVVANGNFVFQVERPKMRLGLSDVRARDDRRRDRILSAVDLNLGGNSQPTKTGLYFTKLGLGSPPKDYYVQVDTGSDILWVNCVDCARCPKKSDIGIDLTLYDPKESKTSELVPCDHEFCSSTYDGPIPGCKADIPCPYSITYGDGSATSGYYVQDYLTFNHVSGNLNTAPQNSSVFFGCGNVQSGTLGSSSDEALDGIIGFGQANSSVLSQLAASGKVKKIFSHCLDNAKGGGIFAIGEVVEPKVKTTPLVPRMAHYNVNLKDIEVGSDILQLPTDIFDSGSGKGTVIDSGTTLAYLPSMVYDQLISKVLAAQPELKLYLVEQQFTCFEYTGDIDDGFPVIKFHFEDSLSLTVYPHDYLFLFKGDIWCIGWQKGVSQSKNGRDMTLLGDLVLSNKLVVYDLENMAIGWVDYNCSSSIKVKDEKTGTVYTVGAHNLSSASTFLIRRILTFFVLLIPVLNCLTN